A genomic stretch from Chelmon rostratus isolate fCheRos1 chromosome 14, fCheRos1.pri, whole genome shotgun sequence includes:
- the atf5a gene encoding uncharacterized protein atf5a, with protein MMATSAPVWKTLRVCPADPLALSHPQANHSQSQGCRGEVSEESQHLIGDGLTDWMTEEVDFSSYLPNPPSPPSSTNASLPPSPLQNDIQVPSDLEVMTSLLQEELAQLEDYFLSEPLPEKGPRLGKCDRGPLPAGPQPFSQLPYASYSTSNQSESSPLLVTLATGELDLLSICGGPIGRSKIPRHAPYSCSRPSGCGRKRVPDGVRFSEGYDLSSKGSNSGNSVVTLTGNYGCVEDEQLVGKSYCLGSAVEVRRCAALPKEEKNCCFSQDVIGGPKVVGGGFGFGGSLDVPHKKEDLLMYSMREVSGATGSNEVLNSIKTSVEVTKASVSWKSESSEGCYLAATPQSEAYHSFLGNINEQVKSESLQIGQHDLHCNFLEDQGPDCVLMARESLTLESLGHRQACRLKEDHCALKYDVDIIPAEGGERKQKKRDQNKTAAHRYRQRKRAELDSLEEQLHCLEGRNRELRDKAESVEREIQYVKDLLIEVYKARSQRHKQDTTA; from the exons ATGATGGCAACATCAGCTCCTGTTTGGAAGACACTTCGTGTCTGCCCGGCAGaccccctcgctctctctcacccacagGCTAaccacagccaatcacaggggTGCAGGGGGGAGGTGTCAGAGGAGAGTCAGCACTTAATTG GTGATGGTCTCACTGACTGGATGACGGAAGAAGTGGATTTCTCCTCGTACCTCCCAAaccctccttcccctccctcctccaccaatGCCTCCCTTCCCCCTTCACCCCTTCAGAATGATATCCAGGTGCCCTCTGACTTGGAGGTCATGACCTCTCTGCTGCAAGAGGAACTCGCCCAACTAGAGGACTACTTCCTGTCTGAACCACTGCCAGAGAAAGGGCCGAGGCTGGGAAAATGCGACAGAGGTCCACTGCCGGCGGGTCCTCAGCCGTTCAGTCAGCTGCCATACGCATCATACTCTACATCCAACCAATCGGAATCCAGCCCACTTCTTGTTACCCTGGCAACGGGAGAACTGGACCTGCTGAGTATCTGTGGCGGGCCCATTGGGCGATCCAAAATTCCAAGACACGCCCCGTACAGCTGCAGTCGTCCCAGTGGGTGTGGTAGGAAAAGGGTTCCTGATGGTGTGAGGTTCAGTGAAGGCTATGATTTGAGTTCCAAAGGAAGTAACTCAGGTAACTCAGTGGTCACCCTTACAGGTAACTATGGCTGTGTAGAGGACGAGCAACTGGTAGGCAAAAGCTACTGTCTGGGTAGTGCAGTCGAGGTCAGAAGATGTGCCGCTCTaccaaaagaagagaaaaattgCTGTTTCAGTCAAGATGTCATAGGTGGTCCGAAGGTTGTTGGTGGTGGATTTGGCTTTGGTGGATCACTTGACGTCCCACACAAGAAAGAGGATCTGCTGATGTATAGCATGAGGGAGGTCAGCGGAGCCACTGGTAGCAACGAGGTTCTGAACAGTATCAAAACCAGTGTGGAGGTGACGAAAGCCAGCGTTTCTTGGAAATCAGAGAGCAGCGAAGGTTGTTACCTTGCAGCAACACCACAGTCTGAGGCCTATCATAGCTTCTTAGGCAACATCAACGAGCAGGTGAAATCAGAGAGTCTGCAGATAGGGCAACATGATTTACACTGTAATTTCCTGGAGGATCAGGGCCCAGACTGTGTTTTAATGGCTAGGGAGAGTCTAACCTTGGAGTCTTTAGGGCACAGACAGGCGTGCAGGCTGAAGGAAGACCACTGTGCTTTGAAATACGACGTGGACATCATTCCAGCTGAAGGCGGCGAAcgcaaacagaagaagagagatcAGAACAAAACTGCCGCTCACAG GTATCGCCAGCGAAAAAGGGCGGAGCTAGATTCTTTGGAGGAACAGTTGCATTGCCTTGAAGGGAGGAACCGGGAGCTCCGGGACAAGGCAGAGTCGGTAGAACGTGAAATCCAGTATGTCAAAGACCTGCTGATTGAAGTTTACAAGGCCCGTAGCCAAAGGCACAAGCAGGACACAACAGCGTAA